The genomic window ataatgttttattttctggATGATTGGCACTAGAGTTTTTTATGTTCAGAAAGATTATCCTCTTCAAGCCATGAGGGTTTCCAAAACCCAATCAAACATTGCATTGTGTAAGCCCCTTAATTAcaaaaacagcaacaataaCACAGAAGAGTCAAGTGTCAGGTTTTATTGTAAATAATTGAAGGAACCAATTACATTTTAAGACAGAACCAATAGGATCAGTTTTTGTAACATACTTTACCATTAGTCTATGTTACAGGTGCTGTAGGTTATATTTCATGAGATAAGCATGTTTGGTcttttaataattttaatattattaaaaaccggataaaaatcaaaaattttggATTCAGGAGTCTATGGGCATCTAATTTATTTCTTACAACTTACCACTTTGTAAATCTAATAAGCACAGCCCGCATCAAAATTCTATTCACTCTTATATGTAGCGTCCAGCTTAATAAGGCAAGGCAAACATGTGTCTTTAGGCCAATCACCACAGAAACTCAAacaatttttgggggggaaattctTTTCCTTAGTTCCTCCCGTGAAGTCAGTCACTGCGGACTACAAAGTGTATCAGTGAGAGTCAGGGGCCTGATGTCCACCCACAACTCCTGGATGTGGAGCACAAGAATTGCGTTTGGACAATCAATCCCAGACTCTCGGTCGCAGCAAAACCAGTAGACACTGCAATAGCTTAAAACAGGAAAAATTTAAAGACAAATAACATCAATTGTGCAGCATCTTCAATGATTTGTTCCAATTTAAGTGAATAAGGAGGTTACAATCAAACTTttgaattcttaaaaaaaagccGATTCTCCTCTGCAAAAGAAATTCTAAGTACTTACAAAACCTTGAGTTATGCATTTTCATTCTCGTCCCAGTTATTAACATTGTGTCCTTTAATATCTAATCTATGTACCTCGTAATGAATCTCGTTAAAGTCCACAAGCGTGTGCATCCGACCTCGAGCGCTGCCTGTTCCGTTTTGCCTCCTCATGTGCCCCTCTTCGCCACTTCCCATCTATCCATCTCATTTCATGCAGGAGCGGGGTTACCTAAGCGACTGGGCCTCAAAGGAGAAAATCTGCTTTTCTACAATTAGCTGTGAAAgtgacagaaggaaaagaagggAGGGCTCCGTGGCGATGGGGGGCTCCGACGCAGAGAAGAAAAGAATGACGGCAGTGCGCATGACAGGTACCAAGATGTAAAGttaaaaagtgctcatctcaaGTCTTTCCAAATTTTGATGTtttagacagaaaaaaaaaatagaatattatTAGGATGGTGAAAATcaatgcattcatttttttattttgctaaaTTATAAATTTACATATATTTTCCCTGAAAAATATTCATGAGAATAAGCTCTGAATGGATTTCTTCAATAGGCACAATCTATCAAAATCCTTcactaaaaataataatgctcTGTTTTGCAATGTGTAAGAAAGGTAATATTGTCGTTTactgtttttaatattttgcaCAACTTCATACAATACCCAAATTTACCACATTGCACTTTATCTCTCTGACAGTGTCGATCAAACCTATCTGATATCTTCCGAGGTAGAATGTTTCAGTCAAGGGTCTCAGTTTCAGTCAAGGGTCTCATTTTTcgctgtacctaatattgtggccaaATGCCAAACTAGGCAACGTCACACTATTACGAGTTAAAGATAGCCGTTGTGGTCATCTCTAAAGATGCGAAGGGAGTGCCTGGTGAGTTACCATGGGGAGCATTACACAAAAGGGTGTGGCGTGGGAATATCCCGCAAAGGTCAGGAGTGAGGGTAaagaggtcagaggtcagagCCAGCTGGACAGCACACAAGAGGAAAGGAGGGTGAGAAAAGATGGTGAGGGGCTCCGGGGTGGAGATGGTCCTCAAACGGACGGAGTGGACCCAATGGGACATTAACATTGAACTGATGGGAGGCTCAGTGGCCAGTCGAAGCTCAGCTATGACACACTCATGCGTAATGGGCCGTGGTAATTGACGAATGACGAGAAGCTCATTGGGGATGCAAAAAGCAGCCTTCCAAAAGCTGTATACGATTACAAGGTTGGGAGGGGGATTATCTGAAATTATACCTAAATGCTATTTCCTGGGATTTGGAATAGAGATGTACAAAATGCTaattaaaaagtttaaaagcTTTTTCGATTCGGTTCACAATGCACACTattgaaatgtaattttttttttttgcattcttctCTTAGTCTTGAGTCTGCATCTTCAAATTTGGATGGACAGCTTGCTATTCTATTTAAAGGGGACATTATAGTTAGGAAAAGCGTAAGATAAATTAATGAAGTAATCAGTACAGACGGTATTATGtatttaattcacttcatggcaaacgggggaaaaaaataagcaaTTCTATTTATGTTAaagatttattaatttattttaatcatttttttatatcatttgtttttataatatTCTTCATACGTGTATATCACTCATTTTTTTAtcttatggatggatggacagatggacgaACGAATGAATAGACGGATtgctagatagatggatagataaaataaaataaaatgatatccTCACCAAATCAGAAATAATATCCCAGTTACATTAAGTATTGCTAAGATAACTTGTAACACTCCTGTTCGTTGTCTTACCTCTTTTTAAATATGTCTGTCTGTGGAAACAATTCTATCCCCACTGATGAATTCATCACAATATGTCAGATGGTCATCATCATAATAACAACGTGAAGAAACACTTCAGATGTAGCTACACTTAcgtttttgcatttattttattctattttgcaGATAacactttttccttttttcccacAATTAAATGATCAGTAAAGCAGTTAAGAATATTGAGAACAATTCCCACGGTTATGGCTGATCGCCGTAGACCTCAGCGCTGTGGACAAGGTCACTGGGGGGCAGCAAGCTGTCTGCATCGAATCCATGGTGGTCCTAAAAAAAGCATCTTGAGCACAAGCAGTCGGGGTCAACATGCAAATATTAACCCCTGGGTGAAAGCAGCGGATCAATGTTCTCATGTCACTCTCTCTGCTCATGAATGTGTCGGCCGGCTTGCCGCAGTGTTTTCATATTTAATGACATTCACGTTAAACAATGAAGGAGGCAGACCTCGAGTATCCTCTCACACTAATGCGCCGCTCTAGTGGAACAAGCGAATGGCAGCGAGATGAAACCTGTGACGAAAATCTGGAGGCAAATTTAAAAATCTTTCTTATCCAGGACAGTCCTTGCAGATGAAGTTCAGTTGCTGTGTCTCAGGCAAGCCCACCCATTGCTGCCTCCCTGTGGTCAACATGGCACCAGTTACTCCACATTCATGAGCACGCTCTGGTGGACCTTGTCCAGGAGCCCAGTTCTGGTAACAGTCAGAGGCCGAACCGCTCCAAAACCAAAGGTCGAAGGTGCAAGTGTAGCGCAGGCCGAGCCAAACGTGGGATGATGTGGCATTCTGTGCCATCTGCGCCACTTGATCCTGAGTCCTTTGCCCGGTGATGTAGACGAGGTCCACGTAATGCTCTCTGCAGTAACTCAAGGCGTCCATCCAAGTCATGTTTTCACGAATTAATATTAGGTTTTCTGTGAGAAGAGAGGGAAAAAGGGCAAAAGGTTATTAAGTAAATCAACGTAGAATAGTTAAAATGCCCTTTAAACAAACTTCattccactagagggcagcataCTTAATAACACAACTACTGTACCTTGTttagccttttttttgtttttacttgacttCCACTTTAAAATTAAAACTAAATTAAATACCAAGTCTACCTGAAGTCAAAGGAGGACTACTCCCAGGGGGTGTTACAGTGGATGACTGTGTTGCGTTCAGTGTCCCCACCTGCGTCGTAAATCCAGAATCATCGTCTGGCgtagaaatgtttttgttaccGGTTTGTTTGCAGTTGTACTACATTGTGCTCATTGCAAGTACGACACGTATTGTACCTGTACTTGATTGTTGGGTAGAAGTAGATGCTGTGGAATTAAATGGAACCACTTCTGGAACTTTCCTGGCTGTGCCAAAAGATAACACAATAGAGCAAGGGCAAATGCGACTCCAATATACATTCTAAACAGATATATTGCCaaaattgttttttcttcaagtgAGTAGTACAAACAAAGTTGCTCTGTGGCACCATAAATGTTTTGACTGACTAAACACTTGACAGCAGTACGCATGGCTGCCATTTTCACGGGTTTACATTTGCCAACCTTTCATGTGCCAAGGCACATATTGATGTTGTTAGAAAAATCTCACAGCACACCCACAAACACAAAGTACACAGAGCGAATATGTGGTTCAGATTTTGCCAATTTGCTGATATTTTGGAGAACCTGTTCTTTTGATGTTCTCAATCCAAGTCTAAGATAAAAGTATTGCTTTGGTGCCATCTGAGAGCATCTTGGGACCAAGAAACTATGATGAACTGAGAGGAGGAGCTTAATTTACTGTAgtcaagcactacttttgtctaatgGGAAAAAGGCTTTTCCACCATCATGTCTCAAGTTCCTCAATTTACTATAGCTTCTATAATTTTACAATAGGGTTGAATGATGAGTATAGTTTAATAGACGTGTTAACTTACAGCCTTGGCAGACAAAGTTGTGTTGACTGCCACATTTCAGATCATTCCACTGTCCGCCATCTTTGAATACAGCAGCAACACAATCTTGATCACGATTGTTAGGTTGCTGTTGTTTCCAGTAGCGGAATGATGACTCGCTCCCGTCGGACCACCTCCAGGAATCTCGAAAGAGGCCGATCCATATGTTTTGAGCCGTGGACACGTTCCGGACTTCCTTGTTCTCTTCTGCTGAGTTTACACTGACCAGATCCAAAGATAAATCCCTGCAGTGCTTTTGGGCATCCCTCCATGATTTCGTGTTGGCAACAAAAATGGAGTTGCTTGGAGCATTACTGTTgcctgagattttttttgaaaGCGTGATTTGTGACATTGGTCAAACAATGACTACAATTTTCCGATTATACAGTTCTCAGTTTGTACTTACTGTGACAAACAAAGCTCCTCTTGGTTTCACACTCACTTTCAAACCATTCTCCTTGTGAATCCATAGCTCCACATGAATGTTGAGCCAATCCTTGTGGATTTCCCACCTTCCAATTAAAGAAATCGACTTTTTGGTTAGGCCAAGCCCAATGCCACCTCGATACATCTCCCAGCTCCAGTCCTATCCAGGCTCTGATGGTGTCATTTGGAACAGAGGCAATCAGATCCCTCATATCTGTTACGTTGTTGATAGTGGCAAGGTCCGTGTGTGTCCGTCGACAGTAGTCCTTTGCTTCTTCATGGGTCTTCTTAAGCGCAATGTAgtggaaattggaaaacgccAGTGTGATAGAGCAGAATTCTGTGGAGTGACAGCTTATTTGTTAGGTAAgagaaatgcccaaaaaaaaaaaaaattgcagggaACCCATAACTCTAAATATTACTCTTTACACAACTAGGATTTCATTATTCTTTGCATTTGTAAATGTGAAAAGACCCTCAAGTTACAAACCTGAAATTAGCAGAAGGGTTCTGGTCCATTTCATTATGATAtgttttcatgaagaaaaactagaatatatatttatatgtattggGTCCTGTACAGTTAATTAAGTTATGAAGAGGAGGCAGTAGCAGCAACGGCGCCACTAAAGGACTAAGAATTCCACTTGTACTGTTGAGAGACTTCTCTTCAGGAATGTCTCTTACCAAAGCAGTTTTTCTCGTTCGTCTCTCTTTAGAACTGCATGCTAGTACACAATGTCTCTCCCGTATTGTTGACGTTTACACGCAGTCACCAGGAATCTGATGACAAATTCATAAAATTGTTGAGCATTAGAAGCACAAAGAGGTCATGTGGTGACTTTGTGAATGATTATTCACTCTTGTACATTTATTGACCAGTCCTATCTGATACTATTGATTTGACTCAAGTGTCgacttctatttatttattttttttagctatttttgttttaacccTCATGCTTGAGCTTGCCTTGTGACACTCTGGAGAATAATCTGGAGAATggctggggttagggttggggctagggttagggttggtgcttcggcacatggagaccaagcatcctgcattaaaagacaaaccttaactacttcgggtgtcattgtctccgattacgcctagatgggactGACTCGTTTcggagaaacaagctcagtgctcccactaattccgTGCTTCTTAACCGGGGGTGCGAGAATGCTTCTTAGGGGGTGcgaggataccctgggggaaatttacaaattttcggGGATAATGGTGGGGTAACCGGAAAAATtgaaaaattctggaaatcaagaagtcattgtgttaattggcattagggataatgcGAATTAAGActtatagctgtaaagtaaaccaattattattataataattatttagggttaggggtgcgagaactggttggtgaattgaatggggtgcgaacaaggaaaaaggttaagaaccactgcactaATTCaatgtaatggtgagttttattaataaaatgtaataaataataaacaattactataaataaatacataaataattaaTAGAAAAATATGGCGTTTATAGTTgcttttatgccagtcgtatcattttatttcatcgtatttatatatttattataaatgtaatatttgtttatataaatgtattatttatttatataaaggccggtccgtgaaaatatttctgacacgtaaccggtttcgaggcgcaaaaaaaaaagttggggacCTCTGGCCTAATTAATACAGGACAAGGACCCCCGCCTCCCACCAGCTCACCTTGTGCGCCGCTGTCACGTGACCGCGCTACTGGGTGGTCCCGGGAGACATTTTGGCTCCGGTGGAGCTGGCACTGAGCCATCATGGCCAGTAAACAACAGCAGCGTCAAGTTGAAGGCAACTGGCTTTGAGCGGCGGCCTTGCTGTCTGTTGGCTCTCCCCGGGAAGCTCGATCAAGACACAGAGTCGAGCTATCCAACAATGCTTCGATTTTGTGTTTGGTGAGTTCCCCGGACCTGCGAACAAACTCGTTCGTTGCCATTatctcactcgctccaccatgTAAATTAGCGCTAGGCTAATGGTGGCCACGCTAGCTGTTGGCCTTAATCGTTGCGAAGCTTCGCTAAGTGGATTAAATTACGACGCAGACACCGAATCTAAGAGATTCTTATAGACAATCGAGGTTTTCGTAGGGAGGTTTGTATTAAACGAATAGATTTTAATTAATTTGAGTCACGTACAATCCGAACCAGGTTTGTTGCTAATGTTAGCCGGCTAATGTTACTAGCTAAAGGCTTGTGCGTCCAATCGATAGACTGTTCATACTCTTAACTTCATAATGGCTTAATCAAAGACGAACCATTCTGTATTATGTGCATCGAGAGacgttttatttgattttagttTAATTTCACGGTTAGCATTGAATGGACGAACGCCGGGCAACGATAATGTGTTTGTTGGCGAGCAGCATTTCTCCAGCAAACGTGGTAACATTGCCAACTCCCAACAATACGAGTTTGGGATCACTCACAAACTCTGTTAGTTTATGTACCCCGATTACCTTCATGATCATATCATATCCACGAATATATAACATATACCACATTTAAAAGCTTAGAATTGTCACATTGTGCGCTGTTCCTAATCTGCATGACCCTCATGCAATTGACATAACAAAAACATTAGACTCTTAGAATAAAATGTTCTTTCAAGATGATGATGCAAGATAGCCATAACTCTGTAAAGGCAAAATGTTGGACACAGCGCCTGTGTTAGAACTCTTTACGCAAGTGGTCATAAAAATGATGCAAGACTAATAACTGCACACATCTAATTGTCATCCTCAGACTGATATCCATCTGGCGGGACTCCATCCTGTGTTACAAGAGCAATGTCTTCCCAGCAACCTAACAGCTCGGCACCTAACAGCCCCACCAATGTCATTGGATCTCCGTTTGCTATCAACTCTCCAATGGTCTCGCCCTCTCTGGGATTTGGACCCATCAGCCACAGTCAGGTAAACTGAGATTACTAACGTGCTGCTATTTTGGCCTGGAAGTATTTTGGGCGGTGCCAGCCCCCATTACACCACATGTTAATTGTCTCTGTGATTCTGTCCAGCTCTCAGCTTCCGGCGCCATGTCAGGGATGCATTCAATCAGCAACTCTGAGGACGTCAAGCCTCCGTTCGGCTTAAGGCCCATGTCCGCGCACAGTCCGGGAATCATGTTGTCTCAGAAGCGCCTGTGCGTCATTTGTGGAGACCGTTCATCTGGTGAGTGAATGACCGTCCCATTTGAAAGGCAAGAACGAGTTTCTCTCATCATGCCCGTGGTTCTTGTGCACTAGGAAAGCACTACGGCGTCTACAGCTGCGAGGGCTGCAAAGGTTTTTTCAAGAGGACGGTCCGCAAAGACTTGAGCTACACGTGCAGGGACAACAAGGAGTGCCTGGTGGACAAACGCCAGCGCAACCGCTGCCAGTACTGCCGTTACCAGAAGTGCCTGGCCATGGGCATGAAGAGGGAAGGTATGCAAGTTTCGAATTGCAAAACGCGTCTCTCAAAGTaaccaaaaccaaacaaacaagaGCACAAAATAACCAAGCAGCAAAAGAAGGGGGAAAGCACCATGATGCAAAGTGCCCTACACTGCTTAATCACTCTTTAGTTTCTTGGTAGTAGGGCTTAAAATAGTCTAGAAATGTAGTAGAGACAAAAATGCATCAGGTTGGGTTTAAATATCTAACCTCTGTTTTCCCCCTTCATTTTCCCAACTCTCCCCTTTCTCCATCTTTCAATAGTGGTAAGGTGGATGAAAGAAGATGGAAAAGATGAGGGTTGGATGAGTATGGCATTGATATTTTCAAGCTGCTATTTGTACTGTAATGTGTCTTAGATTTAATGTTTTCTCCAACGCGTAAAGCATTTTTGTAATGAACCTTGCGGCTGCTTTCCCCATCTTACCAAATGCAATGCAAGTGCCAAGTCAATACTGGATGACTTTCACTAaaatgttaaagaaaaaaagaaaaaagtttattcctggctcaattaaaatttaaaacaaaaatagtaaCTAACCAagagaaaatat from Syngnathus typhle isolate RoL2023-S1 ecotype Sweden linkage group LG10, RoL_Styp_1.0, whole genome shotgun sequence includes these protein-coding regions:
- the LOC133160892 gene encoding macrophage mannose receptor 1 translates to MKWTRTLLLISEFCSITLAFSNFHYIALKKTHEEAKDYCRRTHTDLATINNVTDMRDLIASVPNDTIRAWIGLELGDVSRWHWAWPNQKVDFFNWKVGNPQGLAQHSCGAMDSQGEWFESECETKRSFVCHSNSNAPSNSIFVANTKSWRDAQKHCRDLSLDLVSVNSAEENKEVRNVSTAQNIWIGLFRDSWRWSDGSESSFRYWKQQQPNNRDQDCVAAVFKDGGQWNDLKCGSQHNFVCQGSRKVPEVVPFNSTASTSTQQSSTDDDSGFTTQVGTLNATQSSTVTPPGSSPPLTSENLILIRENMTWMDALSYCREHYVDLVYITGQRTQDQVAQMAQNATSSHVWLGLRYTCTFDLWFWSGSASDCYQNWAPGQGPPERAHECGVTGAMLTTGRQQWVGLPETQQLNFICKDCPG